One region of Pseudomonas alvandae genomic DNA includes:
- a CDS encoding heavy metal sensor histidine kinase → MSRWSLSNRLALLFAACTAVVSLFAGVLFSRGSEAHFVELDRQLLETQLIGVRRAVQDTHGHDPRMRLDDELSRQADLTLRIKDSNGTQWHGSPIPAPPELPERPGLSTLRDADNDYRVLNALLYPDRTDSPQLTLLLNITHHQHFLQRMQRLIWLTVGLSALATALLGAWAARRGLRPLRRMGAIASSVSARSLNARLPEEHMPVELAELARSINDMLGRLDDAFQRLSAFSADIAHELRTPLSNLLTHTQVTLTRERSLEDYREALHGNLEELQWMAQLINDMLYLAKADHGLLALHREPLQLAEEVDILLDFFAPLAEDFNVRLGRDGESLIEGDRNMLRRALSNLLDNALRFTPSGGEVRVRIVDVGQGVSVCVENNGEGVPADLLPRLFDRFYRADPSRQEGSSSEHAGLGLAITRSIIRAHGGDIRCESAEGWTRFVIELPKNK, encoded by the coding sequence GTGAGCCGGTGGTCACTGAGCAATCGGCTAGCGCTGCTCTTCGCCGCCTGCACCGCCGTCGTGTCGCTATTCGCGGGCGTGTTGTTCAGCCGCGGCAGCGAGGCGCACTTCGTGGAGCTGGACCGACAACTGCTCGAAACCCAACTGATCGGCGTACGGCGCGCCGTGCAAGACACCCACGGACATGATCCCCGGATGCGCCTGGACGATGAGTTGAGCCGCCAGGCGGACCTGACCTTGCGCATCAAGGACAGCAACGGCACCCAGTGGCATGGCAGCCCGATCCCGGCGCCGCCCGAACTACCGGAACGCCCCGGCCTGTCCACGCTTCGCGATGCAGACAATGACTATCGGGTGCTGAACGCGCTGCTGTACCCCGATCGCACCGACTCACCCCAACTGACCTTGTTGCTGAACATCACCCATCACCAACACTTCCTGCAACGCATGCAGCGGCTGATCTGGCTAACCGTCGGCCTCTCGGCACTGGCCACCGCCCTGCTCGGTGCCTGGGCGGCCCGGCGTGGCCTGCGCCCCTTGCGACGCATGGGTGCGATCGCCAGCAGCGTTTCGGCCCGCTCCCTCAATGCCCGGCTGCCGGAAGAGCATATGCCCGTCGAACTGGCGGAATTGGCCCGCAGCATCAACGACATGCTCGGTCGCCTGGACGATGCGTTTCAACGCCTCTCTGCGTTCTCCGCCGACATCGCCCATGAACTGCGCACGCCGCTGTCCAACCTGCTGACCCACACCCAGGTCACCCTCACCCGCGAGCGTTCGCTGGAAGACTATCGCGAGGCATTGCACGGCAATCTCGAAGAACTGCAGTGGATGGCGCAACTGATCAACGACATGCTGTACCTGGCCAAGGCTGATCATGGCCTGCTGGCGCTCCATCGCGAACCGCTGCAATTGGCCGAGGAAGTGGACATCTTGCTGGACTTCTTCGCGCCCCTGGCCGAGGACTTCAATGTACGCCTGGGTCGCGACGGCGAGAGCCTGATCGAGGGTGACCGCAACATGCTGCGCAGGGCCCTTTCCAACCTATTGGACAATGCCCTGCGCTTCACCCCCAGTGGCGGCGAAGTGCGCGTGCGGATTGTCGATGTGGGTCAAGGAGTGAGCGTGTGCGTGGAGAACAACGGCGAAGGCGTTCCAGCGGATTTGCTACCACGCCTGTTCGACCGTTTTTATCGCGCCGACCCGTCCCGCCAGGAAGGCAGCAGCAGCGAACATGCAGGACTTGGGCTGGCCATCACCCGCTCGATCATCCGCGCCCATGGAGGAGATATCAGATGCGAATCGGCCGAGGGCTGGACGCGGTTCGTGATTGAACTGCCCAAAAACAAGTGA
- a CDS encoding heavy metal response regulator transcription factor, which translates to MKLLIVEDQLKTGQYLRQGLSEAGFNADLVADGITGQQLALSDEYALLILDVMLPGRDGWQILQAVRGAGLDTPVLFLTARDAVQDRVHGLELGADDYLVKPFAFSELLARVRSLLRRGSSTPQETSLQLADLRLDLIRRRVERSGRRIDLTAKEFALLEMLLRRQGEVLPKSLIASQVWDMNFDSDTNVIEVAIRRLRLKVDDEFPNKLIHTVRGMGYVLEERSL; encoded by the coding sequence ATGAAACTGCTGATTGTCGAAGACCAACTGAAAACCGGCCAATACCTGCGCCAAGGCTTGAGCGAAGCCGGCTTCAACGCCGACCTGGTGGCCGACGGCATCACCGGCCAGCAATTGGCCCTGAGCGATGAATACGCGCTGCTGATACTCGACGTGATGCTGCCCGGTCGTGATGGCTGGCAGATCCTGCAAGCCGTGCGCGGGGCCGGCCTGGACACGCCAGTGCTGTTCCTGACCGCGCGCGATGCGGTACAGGATCGCGTGCATGGCCTGGAACTGGGCGCCGATGATTACCTGGTCAAGCCCTTTGCCTTTTCCGAACTGCTGGCCCGGGTGCGCAGCCTGTTGCGCCGTGGCAGCTCGACGCCCCAGGAAACCAGCCTGCAACTGGCGGACCTGCGCCTGGACCTGATTCGGCGTCGCGTTGAGCGCAGCGGCCGGCGCATCGATTTGACCGCAAAGGAGTTCGCCTTGCTGGAGATGCTGCTGCGGCGTCAGGGCGAAGTATTGCCAAAGTCGCTGATTGCCTCGCAAGTCTGGGACATGAATTTCGACAGTGACACCAACGTCATCGAGGTGGCGATCCGCCGCTTGCGGCTCAAGGTCGACGACGAGTTTCCCAACAAGCTGATCCACACCGTGCGCGGCATGGGCTATGTCCTTGAAGAGCGCAGCCTGTGA
- the copI gene encoding copper-resistant cuproprotein CopI, producing MLMINRLVLAASVLALSVSSWASPGHFDFGQPAPAAKASRSIEVVMGDMSFNPKTLDIKAGETVRFVLVNKGQLLHEFNLGDAAMHAEHQQEMLKMQQEGMLSPTGMQSGMDHAAMSHGDKGGMNHDDPNSVLVQPGKTGELTWTFSKATRLEFACNVPGHYQAGMKGDLTVSQ from the coding sequence ATGTTGATGATAAATCGCTTGGTCCTGGCCGCCTCTGTGCTGGCGTTGAGTGTGTCGTCCTGGGCGTCGCCGGGCCACTTTGATTTTGGCCAACCCGCGCCGGCAGCCAAGGCCAGTCGCAGTATCGAAGTGGTGATGGGCGACATGTCATTCAATCCCAAGACGCTGGACATCAAGGCCGGCGAGACGGTGCGGTTTGTATTGGTCAACAAAGGGCAGTTGTTGCATGAGTTCAACCTGGGCGATGCGGCGATGCACGCGGAGCACCAGCAGGAGATGCTCAAGATGCAACAAGAGGGCATGTTGTCTCCCACTGGGATGCAATCGGGCATGGACCATGCCGCCATGAGCCACGGGGATAAAGGCGGGATGAACCACGACGACCCCAACAGCGTACTTGTGCAGCCAGGCAAGACCGGCGAATTGACCTGGACGTTCAGCAAGGCCACTCGCCTGGAGTTCGCCTGCAATGTGCCCGGCCATTATCAAGCCGGGATGAAAGGCGACCTGACAGTCAGTCAGTAA
- the queF gene encoding NADPH-dependent 7-cyano-7-deazaguanine reductase QueF (Catalyzes the NADPH-dependent reduction of 7-cyano-7-deazaguanine (preQ0) to 7-aminomethyl-7-deazaguanine (preQ1) in queuosine biosynthesis) yields the protein MHPAAEHSPLGKSSEYIATYTPSLLFPIPRTAKWAELGLTAETLPYKGVDFWNCFELSWLLPSGKPVVAIGEFAIPADSPNIIESKSFKLYLNSLNQTPFADTASLEATLRQDLSAAAGKPVAVRIRSLKDVESEGVVALPGVCIDELDISVDSYEHPRPELLRCDDSRVVEESLHSHLLKSNCPVTSQPDWGSVAVEYRGAALDHASLLAYIVSFRQHSDFHEQCVERIFLDLQRLLKPEKLTVYARYVRRGGLDINPYRSTEEVTLPNHRLVRQ from the coding sequence ATGCATCCCGCAGCCGAACATTCGCCGCTGGGCAAATCCAGCGAATACATCGCTACGTACACGCCGTCCTTGTTGTTCCCCATCCCGCGTACCGCAAAGTGGGCGGAGTTGGGGCTGACGGCCGAGACCCTGCCGTACAAAGGCGTGGACTTCTGGAACTGCTTCGAATTGTCCTGGCTGTTGCCGTCCGGCAAGCCAGTGGTGGCCATCGGTGAGTTCGCGATCCCGGCGGATTCGCCGAACATCATCGAATCCAAGTCCTTCAAGCTGTACTTGAACTCGTTGAACCAGACGCCGTTCGCAGACACTGCGAGCCTGGAAGCGACCTTGCGCCAGGATCTATCGGCAGCGGCGGGCAAACCGGTGGCCGTGCGCATTCGCAGCCTCAAGGATGTAGAGAGCGAAGGCGTCGTGGCACTGCCTGGGGTTTGCATTGACGAACTGGACATCAGCGTCGACTCCTACGAGCATCCGCGTCCAGAGCTGCTGCGTTGTGATGACTCGCGCGTTGTGGAGGAAAGCCTGCACAGCCATCTGCTCAAGTCCAACTGCCCGGTGACCAGCCAGCCGGATTGGGGCAGCGTGGCGGTGGAGTACCGTGGCGCGGCACTGGATCATGCCAGCCTGCTGGCCTATATCGTCAGCTTCCGCCAGCATTCGGATTTCCATGAGCAGTGCGTCGAGCGGATCTTTCTCGACCTGCAACGCTTGCTCAAGCCGGAGAAATTGACCGTGTACGCGCGGTATGTGCGGCGTGGTGGGTTGGATATCAATCCGTATCGCAGCACTGAAGAGGTGACGTTGCCGAACCATCGCCTGGTTCGCCAATGA
- a CDS encoding DUF4404 family protein, with protein sequence MPARDLQEQLNTLREQLDQNPPLTEAEREDLHALMQQIELELELETKTQDTNLADNVNLAVERFELEHPTLAGTLRNIVQTLGNMGI encoded by the coding sequence ATGCCTGCCCGCGACTTGCAAGAACAGCTCAACACACTGCGCGAGCAATTGGACCAGAACCCGCCGCTTACCGAAGCCGAGCGCGAAGACCTGCACGCGCTGATGCAACAGATCGAACTTGAGCTTGAGTTGGAAACCAAAACACAGGACACCAACCTCGCCGACAATGTGAACCTGGCCGTCGAACGCTTCGAGCTGGAGCACCCGACGCTGGCCGGGACCTTGCGTAACATCGTGCAAACCCTGGGCAATATGGGGATCTGA
- a CDS encoding HAD family phosphatase, whose translation MPRAEALPLPAPSLTAVLFGLSGCLVDFGSRIRQPGATPTDHAQPTPGALESLQRLQHLNIPCAWLDELPPAVSHRLAATLPGSIKAPQLPATNNPWPAPHACWQALMALDVQQLDGCVLVSGEPRLLQSGLNAGLWTIGLASCGSLCGLSPAEWQDLSQQDREIKRAKATVQLFSLGVHSVIDHLGELDTCLADISLRRQKGEKP comes from the coding sequence ATGCCGCGCGCCGAAGCCCTGCCCCTCCCCGCTCCCAGTCTTACCGCTGTACTGTTCGGCCTGAGCGGATGCCTGGTGGATTTCGGATCGCGCATTCGCCAGCCAGGGGCGACGCCCACGGATCACGCCCAACCGACACCCGGTGCCCTGGAAAGCCTGCAACGCTTGCAGCACCTGAATATCCCCTGTGCCTGGCTCGACGAACTGCCTCCTGCCGTCAGTCATCGGCTGGCCGCCACGTTGCCTGGGTCGATCAAAGCGCCGCAACTTCCTGCAACAAATAATCCTTGGCCAGCGCCACATGCCTGTTGGCAAGCGCTGATGGCGTTGGATGTCCAGCAACTGGACGGTTGTGTATTGGTCAGCGGCGAGCCAAGGCTGCTGCAATCAGGGCTCAACGCGGGATTATGGACCATCGGATTGGCCTCCTGCGGCTCGTTGTGCGGCCTGTCGCCGGCCGAGTGGCAAGACCTGAGCCAACAAGACCGGGAGATCAAGCGCGCCAAGGCGACCGTGCAATTGTTCAGTCTAGGCGTGCATTCGGTGATTGATCACCTGGGCGAACTGGACACTTGCCTGGCCGACATCAGCCTGCGCAGGCAAAAAGGCGAGAAGCCCTGA
- a CDS encoding MlaA family lipoprotein — translation MRWSHCLAQLCLSASVLLVPFASQAATEEDPWESINRPIFTFNDTIDTYALKPLAQGYQYVTPKFLEDGIHNMFRNIGDVGNLANNVLQAKPAAAGVDTARLIFNTTFGLLGFFDVGTQMGLQRSDEDFGQTLGYWGLGSGPYVMLPLLGPSTLRDAPAKLVDSYTTPYPYIDNVSVRNSIWGLNIVDTRASLLSAEKLVSGDKYVFIRNAFLQNREFKVKDGQVEDDF, via the coding sequence ATGCGCTGGAGCCATTGTCTAGCTCAGCTGTGTCTTTCCGCCAGCGTCCTGCTGGTGCCGTTCGCCAGTCAGGCCGCCACGGAGGAAGACCCTTGGGAAAGCATCAACCGTCCCATCTTCACGTTCAACGACACCATTGATACCTACGCGCTCAAGCCGCTGGCCCAGGGTTATCAATACGTGACGCCGAAATTCCTCGAGGACGGCATCCACAACATGTTCCGCAACATCGGCGATGTCGGCAACCTGGCCAACAACGTGCTGCAAGCCAAGCCGGCCGCCGCCGGCGTCGACACCGCCCGATTGATCTTCAACACCACTTTCGGCCTGCTGGGCTTCTTTGACGTAGGCACTCAAATGGGCCTGCAGCGCAGCGATGAGGATTTTGGCCAGACCCTGGGCTATTGGGGACTGGGCAGCGGGCCGTACGTCATGCTGCCGTTGTTGGGGCCGAGCACCTTGCGTGATGCGCCGGCCAAGCTGGTGGACAGCTACACCACGCCTTATCCCTACATCGACAACGTTTCGGTGCGTAATTCGATCTGGGGCCTGAATATTGTCGATACCCGCGCCAGCCTGTTGTCCGCGGAAAAACTGGTGAGCGGCGACAAATACGTCTTCATTCGCAACGCGTTCCTGCAGAACCGCGAATTCAAGGTCAAGGATGGCCAGGTCGAAGACGATTTTTGA
- the rssB gene encoding two-component system response regulator RssB, with amino-acid sequence MPKTSATLLIIDDDEVVRASLAAYLEDSGFSVLQASNGQQGLQVFEQEKPDLVICDLRMPQMGGLELIRQVTEISSQTPVIVVSGAGVMNDAVEALRLGAADYLIKPLEDLAVLEHSVRRALDRSRLLVENQRYREKLETANRELEASLNLLQEDQNAGRQVQMNMLPVSPWTVDDFRFAHQIIPSLYLSGDFVDYFRVDERRVAFYLADVSGHGASSAFVTVLLKFMTTRLLFESKRNGTLPEFKPSEVLGHINRGLISCKLGKHVTMVGGVIDEETGLLTYSIGGHLPLPVLYTPDSVRYLEGRGLPVGLFNEATYEDHILELPPTFSLTLMSDGILDLLSEPTLKEKEAALPERVSAAGGSLEGLRQVFGLATLGEMPDDIALLVLSRNL; translated from the coding sequence ATGCCAAAAACCAGTGCCACGCTGCTGATAATCGATGATGACGAAGTGGTGCGAGCCAGTCTCGCCGCCTACTTGGAAGACAGTGGTTTCAGCGTCTTGCAGGCCAGTAACGGCCAACAGGGTCTTCAGGTATTCGAACAGGAGAAGCCCGACCTGGTCATCTGCGACCTGCGCATGCCGCAGATGGGCGGACTCGAACTCATTCGCCAGGTCACCGAGATCTCCTCGCAGACCCCAGTGATCGTGGTGTCGGGCGCGGGCGTCATGAACGATGCGGTCGAGGCCTTGCGCCTGGGCGCGGCGGATTACCTGATCAAGCCCCTTGAAGACCTCGCGGTGCTCGAGCACTCGGTGCGTCGGGCCTTGGATCGTTCGCGCCTGCTGGTGGAAAACCAGCGCTATCGCGAAAAGCTGGAAACCGCCAATCGCGAGCTCGAGGCAAGCCTGAACCTGCTGCAGGAAGACCAGAACGCCGGGCGCCAGGTGCAGATGAACATGCTGCCGGTCAGCCCTTGGACCGTCGACGATTTCCGCTTTGCCCACCAGATCATCCCGTCGTTGTACCTGTCGGGCGACTTCGTGGACTATTTTCGCGTCGATGAGCGACGAGTGGCGTTCTACCTGGCGGATGTTTCCGGCCACGGCGCTTCGTCGGCATTCGTGACGGTACTGCTCAAATTCATGACCACGCGGCTGTTGTTCGAATCCAAGCGCAACGGTACGTTGCCGGAATTCAAGCCTTCGGAAGTCCTTGGGCATATCAACCGGGGCCTGATCAGCTGTAAGCTGGGCAAACACGTCACGATGGTCGGTGGAGTCATCGACGAGGAGACTGGTTTGTTGACGTATAGCATCGGCGGTCACCTGCCGTTGCCTGTGTTGTATACACCTGACAGTGTTCGTTACCTGGAAGGGCGCGGTTTGCCGGTAGGCCTGTTCAACGAGGCCACCTACGAAGACCACATTCTGGAGCTGCCACCGACGTTCAGCCTGACGCTGATGTCTGATGGCATTCTGGACCTTTTGTCAGAACCTACACTCAAAGAGAAAGAAGCGGCCTTGCCTGAACGGGTGAGTGCGGCGGGCGGCAGCCTGGAAGGCCTGCGCCAAGTGTTTGGATTAGCCACGCTAGGGGAGATGCCGGATGATATCGCCCTGCTAGTGTTGAGCAGGAACCTTTGA
- the rssC gene encoding anti-sigma factor antagonist RssC encodes MSTGRIQFAEQDGTFVLKFVGEVRLTLCSALDATIEKIFTALNFNAIVIDLTETRSIDSTTLGLLAKLSILSRQKVGLLPTVVTTHNDITRLLQSMGFDQVFNIVGDPVPCPECLDDLPDQDQSEEEVRIKVLEAHKILMGLNDSNREAFHDLVNALERP; translated from the coding sequence ATGAGTACCGGTAGAATCCAGTTCGCCGAGCAGGATGGCACCTTTGTCCTGAAGTTTGTCGGTGAAGTGCGCCTGACCTTGTGTTCGGCGCTGGATGCGACAATCGAGAAGATCTTCACCGCGCTGAACTTCAACGCCATCGTGATCGACCTGACCGAAACCCGCAGCATCGACAGCACCACCTTGGGCCTGCTGGCCAAGCTGTCGATCCTGTCGCGGCAAAAGGTTGGCCTGTTGCCGACTGTCGTCACCACCCACAACGACATTACCCGTCTTCTGCAATCGATGGGCTTCGACCAGGTGTTCAACATCGTTGGCGATCCGGTTCCGTGTCCGGAATGCCTGGATGACCTGCCTGATCAGGACCAGTCCGAAGAGGAAGTGCGGATCAAGGTGCTTGAAGCCCACAAGATCCTCATGGGGCTGAACGATTCCAATCGTGAAGCGTTCCATGACCTGGTGAATGCGCTGGAGCGGCCTTGA
- the tal gene encoding transaldolase, translated as MTSKLEQLKQFTTVVADTGDFEAIARIKPVDATTNPSLLLKASAMHGYAELLNACVADCKGDVGLASDRFGVAVGQEILKVIPGRISTEVDARLSFDTEAMLKRAHRLVDLYEKAGIGRDRVLIKIASTWEGIRAAEKLEREGIQCNLTLLFSFAQAAACADAGVFLISPFVGRIYDWYKKANGNDYTGADDPGVQSVTRIYNYYKSNDYKTVVMGASFRNLNQIEQLAGCDRLTVSPELLEKLAADEGKLERKLAPGQAGEARLSLNEAQFRWLSNEDAMATEKLAEGIRQFARDQEKLEALLQAKL; from the coding sequence ATGACTTCCAAGCTGGAACAACTCAAGCAGTTCACTACCGTCGTGGCCGATACTGGCGACTTCGAAGCCATCGCCCGCATCAAGCCCGTCGACGCCACCACCAACCCTTCCCTGCTGCTCAAAGCCTCGGCGATGCACGGTTATGCCGAGCTGCTGAACGCCTGCGTGGCGGACTGCAAGGGCGATGTGGGCCTGGCCAGCGACCGCTTTGGCGTCGCGGTGGGCCAGGAGATTCTGAAAGTGATTCCGGGGCGCATCTCCACCGAAGTGGATGCACGCCTGTCGTTCGACACTGAAGCCATGCTCAAGCGTGCGCATCGTCTGGTCGACCTGTACGAAAAAGCCGGCATTGGCCGGGACCGCGTCCTGATCAAGATCGCTTCGACCTGGGAAGGCATCCGCGCCGCCGAGAAACTCGAGCGCGAAGGCATCCAGTGCAACCTGACGCTGCTGTTCTCCTTCGCCCAGGCCGCCGCCTGTGCCGATGCCGGGGTATTCCTGATCTCGCCGTTCGTGGGCCGTATCTACGATTGGTACAAGAAAGCCAACGGCAACGACTACACCGGCGCGGACGACCCGGGCGTGCAGTCGGTGACGCGCATCTACAACTACTACAAGTCCAATGACTACAAGACCGTGGTCATGGGTGCAAGCTTCCGCAACCTCAACCAGATCGAACAACTGGCCGGTTGCGACCGCCTGACCGTCAGCCCTGAACTGCTGGAGAAACTGGCCGCCGATGAAGGCAAGCTGGAACGCAAACTGGCGCCTGGGCAAGCTGGAGAAGCGCGCCTGAGCCTCAACGAAGCGCAATTCCGCTGGTTGTCCAACGAGGACGCCATGGCGACCGAGAAACTGGCTGAAGGCATCCGTCAGTTCGCCCGGGACCAGGAGAAGTTGGAGGCGTTGCTGCAAGCCAAGCTTTGA
- the dusA gene encoding tRNA dihydrouridine(20/20a) synthase DusA has product MPLQETSQQSVSRRFSVAPMMDWTDAHCRYFLRILSKHALLYTEMVTTGALLNGDHERFLRHHETEHPLALQLGGSVPADLAACARMAQEHGYDEVNLNVGCPSDRVQNNMIGACLMGHPELVADCVKAMRDAVSIPVTVKHRIGINGRDSYEQLCEFVGTVRDAGCTSFTVHARIAILEGLSPKENRDIPPLRYDVVARLKADFPELEVVLNGGIKTLEACHEHLQTFDGVMLGREAYHNPYLLAEVDQQLFGSTAPIITRAEALAKLRPYIADHLANGGAMHHITRHVLGLGTGFPGARRFRQLLSVDIHKAKDPLALLDQAGQLLEGR; this is encoded by the coding sequence ATGCCTCTTCAAGAAACTTCGCAACAGTCCGTGTCCCGCCGCTTCAGCGTTGCGCCGATGATGGATTGGACTGACGCCCACTGCCGCTACTTCCTGCGCATCCTCTCCAAACACGCCCTCCTCTACACCGAAATGGTCACCACCGGCGCCCTGCTCAATGGCGATCACGAGCGCTTCCTGCGCCACCACGAAACCGAGCATCCGCTGGCCCTGCAACTGGGTGGTAGCGTTCCAGCCGATTTAGCCGCTTGCGCCCGGATGGCCCAAGAGCACGGTTACGATGAGGTCAATCTCAACGTCGGCTGCCCAAGCGATCGGGTGCAGAACAACATGATCGGCGCGTGCCTGATGGGGCATCCAGAATTGGTGGCCGATTGCGTGAAGGCGATGCGGGATGCGGTGTCGATCCCGGTGACGGTGAAGCATCGGATCGGGATTAATGGTCGCGACAGCTACGAGCAGTTGTGCGAGTTCGTCGGGACGGTGCGTGACGCCGGCTGCACCAGTTTTACCGTGCACGCGCGGATTGCGATTCTCGAGGGGTTGTCGCCGAAAGAAAATCGCGACATTCCACCGCTGCGTTATGACGTGGTAGCGCGGTTGAAAGCGGATTTCCCTGAGCTGGAGGTCGTGCTCAACGGCGGGATCAAGACACTGGAAGCGTGCCACGAGCATCTGCAGACGTTTGACGGTGTGATGCTGGGTCGCGAGGCCTACCACAACCCGTATCTGCTGGCCGAAGTGGATCAGCAGTTGTTTGGCAGCACTGCACCCATCATCACTCGGGCCGAGGCCTTGGCAAAGCTGCGGCCGTATATCGCCGATCACTTGGCGAATGGCGGTGCCATGCACCACATCACCCGCCACGTGCTGGGACTGGGCACGGGATTCCCGGGCGCGCGGCGGTTCCGGCAGTTGTTGTCGGTAGATATCCACAAGGCCAAGGATCCACTGGCGCTGCTGGATCAGGCGGGGCAGTTGCTGGAAGGGCGTTAA
- a CDS encoding metallophosphoesterase: MGDVHGHFKLLAKALDNLEFNTEIDRIFSVGDLIDRGPDSEDVLNWLGKSWFHAVRGNHEQMVIDGIRGHGDKPRHIRNGGAWLYALNPAIQDQLLKALQALPLIIEIDLSANKTIGIVHAQAPFFGLDNDWQGAKDAITGALGKQVQQQALAEALYARDRIEQQDPTPIKGIHELYVGHSSVPTVTRLGNVVYVDTGCSFSDGALSLVEISSQSVFSIGMTQ, encoded by the coding sequence GTGGGCGACGTACATGGGCATTTCAAGCTTTTGGCGAAGGCCTTGGACAACCTCGAGTTCAATACCGAAATAGACCGGATTTTTTCCGTAGGCGACCTCATCGATCGCGGCCCCGACTCCGAAGATGTATTGAATTGGCTTGGAAAATCCTGGTTTCACGCGGTACGCGGCAACCATGAACAAATGGTGATCGACGGCATCCGCGGCCACGGAGACAAACCCAGGCACATCCGCAACGGCGGAGCCTGGCTCTACGCGTTGAACCCGGCCATCCAAGACCAACTTCTAAAAGCCCTTCAAGCACTTCCACTCATTATCGAAATCGACTTATCGGCTAATAAAACGATTGGAATCGTACATGCTCAAGCGCCGTTTTTCGGGCTGGATAATGATTGGCAAGGTGCGAAAGACGCCATTACCGGGGCACTCGGAAAGCAGGTTCAACAACAAGCCTTGGCGGAAGCCCTGTATGCCCGGGACAGGATCGAACAGCAGGACCCTACTCCCATAAAGGGCATCCACGAACTCTATGTCGGACATTCATCAGTCCCCACCGTCACGCGCCTCGGCAACGTTGTCTATGTGGACACTGGCTGCTCCTTTTCCGACGGAGCACTGAGCCTGGTGGAAATCAGCAGCCAATCTGTTTTCAGCATAGGCATGACGCAGTGA
- a CDS encoding putative adenosine monophosphate-protein transferase Fic has translation MPDKYGVGEDAYCYPGSTVLRNKLDIRDDPTLGEAEQQLSAIAASNVEFTPPPYSLAYLQNIHRALFADLFEWAGQLRTVGMAKQDTRFCQPEYMEKEANKIFARMAAANWFEGMGRAELIVAVADAYSDINVVHPFREGNGRAQRILFEHLIMNAGFEISWWGIEKDEWISANIAAYNCVLEPMETVFKKCIGQPIQSRP, from the coding sequence ATGCCAGACAAATATGGCGTCGGCGAGGACGCCTACTGTTATCCCGGCTCCACGGTCCTGCGCAACAAACTCGATATCCGCGACGACCCCACCCTGGGCGAAGCCGAACAACAACTCTCGGCCATCGCGGCAAGCAACGTCGAATTCACCCCGCCTCCTTACAGTCTGGCTTACCTCCAGAATATCCATCGCGCCTTGTTCGCCGACTTGTTCGAATGGGCTGGACAGTTGCGAACCGTCGGCATGGCCAAGCAGGACACGCGTTTCTGCCAACCCGAATACATGGAAAAGGAAGCCAATAAAATCTTTGCCAGGATGGCAGCGGCGAACTGGTTCGAAGGGATGGGCCGAGCAGAACTGATCGTGGCCGTGGCGGATGCGTATTCCGATATCAACGTCGTTCACCCCTTCCGCGAAGGCAATGGCCGCGCCCAGCGCATCCTGTTCGAGCACCTCATCATGAACGCCGGTTTCGAAATCAGTTGGTGGGGCATCGAAAAAGACGAATGGATCAGCGCCAACATCGCGGCCTACAACTGCGTACTCGAGCCTATGGAAACGGTTTTCAAGAAGTGCATTGGACAGCCGATACAATCCCGACCATAA
- a CDS encoding YhfG family protein, with protein MGTVSLETKKAYAARTRRSNYAASLRLEGFKVSFEDGERKLPSREDVLKTFTKTRA; from the coding sequence ATGGGTACTGTCAGCCTTGAAACAAAAAAGGCCTACGCGGCCAGGACGCGCAGGTCCAACTACGCGGCCAGCCTGCGCCTGGAAGGCTTCAAAGTGTCTTTCGAGGACGGCGAACGCAAGCTACCTTCCCGTGAAGATGTCTTGAAAACCTTCACCAAGACCCGAGCCTGA